The following DNA comes from Corallococcus exiguus.
CGGTGGCACCCAGCGGGTGCCCCATGGCGATGGCGCCGCCGTTGACGTTGAGCTTCTCGTCCGGGATGTCCAGGTCCTTCTGGTACTTGAGGACCACGGAGGCGAAGGCCTCGTTGAGCTCGAAGAGGTCGATGTCCTTCACCGACAGGCCGGCGATGTCCAGCAGCTTGCGGGTGGCCGGCAGCGGGCCGGTGAGCATGATGGTCGGCTCCGCGCCGGAGGTGGCCACGGCGGCGATGCGCGCGCGAGGCTTGAGGCCCAGCGTCTTGCCCACCTTCTCCGAGCCCACCAGCACCAGCGCCGCGCCGTCCACGATGCCGGAGGAGTTGCCCGGCGTGTGCACGTGATGGATGCGCTCCACCGCGTGGTACTTCTGGAGCGCCACCGCGTCGAAGCCGCCCATCTCACCCATGGTGGTGAAGGACGCGCTCAGCTGGCCCAGCGAGGCCACGGTGGAGTCCGGGCGCATGTGCTCATCGCGGTCCAGGATGATGAGCCCGTTCTGGTCCACCACGGGGACGACGGACTTCTGGAAGTAGCCGTTCTTCCACGCGTGGGCGGCGCGCTCCTGCGAGCGCACGGCGTAGCGGTCCACGTCCTCGCGGGTGAAGCCCTCCATGGTCGCGATGAGGTCCGCGGAGATGCCCTGCGGCACGAAGTAGGTGTCGTAGTTGGTGGCGGGGTCCATGGCCCACGCGCCGCCGTCCGAGCCCATGGCGACGCGGGACATGCTCTCCACGCCGCCGGCGATGACCAGGTGCTCCCAGCCGGAGCGCACCTGCTGCGCGGCCATGTTCACCGCCGTCAGGCCGGAGGCACAGAAGCGGTTGAGCTGCACGCCGCCGGTGGTGTCCGGCAGGCCCGCGGCCAGCACCAGCGTGCGCGCGATGTCCGCGCCCTGGTCGCCCACGGGGG
Coding sequences within:
- a CDS encoding acetyl-CoA C-acetyltransferase, with the translated sequence MSQEAFIFDAVRTPRGKGKKGALHGTKPVSLLVGLVDALKQRNPNLDPKHIDDVVLGVVSPVGDQGADIARTLVLAAGLPDTTGGVQLNRFCASGLTAVNMAAQQVRSGWEHLVIAGGVESMSRVAMGSDGGAWAMDPATNYDTYFVPQGISADLIATMEGFTREDVDRYAVRSQERAAHAWKNGYFQKSVVPVVDQNGLIILDRDEHMRPDSTVASLGQLSASFTTMGEMGGFDAVALQKYHAVERIHHVHTPGNSSGIVDGAALVLVGSEKVGKTLGLKPRARIAAVATSGAEPTIMLTGPLPATRKLLDIAGLSVKDIDLFELNEAFASVVLKYQKDLDIPDEKLNVNGGAIAMGHPLGATGAMILGTVVDELERRNARRAVVTLCVGGGMGVATLVERV